A single genomic interval of Hydractinia symbiolongicarpus strain clone_291-10 chromosome 8, HSymV2.1, whole genome shotgun sequence harbors:
- the LOC130654400 gene encoding WD repeat-containing protein 74-like has protein sequence MEKTTYDAWVGSELGLLKGITLSKECFVNYGNNKFLDKNLSITSMAWQDTEDKIYVGLRNGIVKTFNTQTLEYGSELSCDTTPVRGIIALPEESLIVCSDEGKLKHFKQSECLLEKTVGDGIKALVGSSTEGVFATGGQENDLKIWQIDAMDKPLFSAKNVRNDFLNLRVPIWISAIDFFRQDCKNVVVGTGHHSIRVYDRRDKRRPVIDMDWRDHPITALSVTCNNNSVVVGNSASYMDQLDFRTGKPIGAFKGNNGSIRSIKCHDYQPYVVAGGLDRFLKVYDLRSRTMLKKIYMKSNVNCVELSKNDIQLTASETGSKRKPTEDKGEEEDAGIWESMETVHDKKKSMKKKISSKKKKT, from the exons ATGGAAAAGACCACATATGATGCTTGGGTTGGAAGTGAACTAGGATTATTAAAAG GCATCACTTTATCAAAGGAATGTTTTGTAAACTATGGTAATAACAAATTTTTGGATAAAAATCTAAGCATTACCTCTATGGCATGGCAAGATACGGAAGATAAG ATTTATGTTGGTCTGCGCAATGGCATCGTGAAAACATTCAACACGCAAACATTGGAATATGGCTCTGAACTATCCTGCGACACAACTCCAGTGAGAGGAATTATTGCTCTGCCTGAGGA gtcGCTGATAGTTTGTTCTGATGAAGGAAAATTGAAACATTTCAAGCAGTCTGAATGTTTA CTGGAAAAAACGGTCGGTGATGGCATAAAAGCACTGGTTGGAAGTTCAACTGAAGGCGTATTTGCCACTGGCGGGCAGGAAAATGATCTAAAAATATGGCAAATAGATGCAATGGATAAACCCCTTTTTTCTGCAAAGAAT gttcggaacgattttttgaatttgcgTGTGCCTATTTGGATATCCGCTATCGATTTTTTCAGACAAGATTGTAAAAACGTTGTCGTTGGAACAGGCCATCACAGCATTCGCGTGTACGATCGTCGTGACAAGCGAAGACCGGTAATCGACATGGATTGGCGTGACCATCCCATAACTGCTTTGTCAGTAACTTGCAACAATAATTCTGTTGTTGTTGGCAACAGCGCGAGCTACATGGATCAACTGGACTTCAGAACAGGCAAACCGATAGGCGCTTTCAAAGGGAATAATGGTAGTATTCGCAGTATTAAGTGCCACGATTATCAACCTTACGTCGTTGCCGGTGGTTTGGACCGGTTTTTAAAAGTATACGACTTGCGTTCAAGAACGATGTTGAAAAAA ATCTACATGAAATCAAACGTGAATTGCGTTGAACtttcaaaaaatgatattcAA CTTACTGCATCTGAAACTGGCAGTAAAAGAAAACCCACTGAAGATAAAGGAGAAGAAGAGGATGCAGGTATTTGGGAATCTATGGAGACAGTTCACGATAAAAAGAAAagtatgaagaaaaaaatttcgtcaaagaagaaaaaaacttga